The sequence below is a genomic window from Eleginops maclovinus isolate JMC-PN-2008 ecotype Puerto Natales chromosome 20, JC_Emac_rtc_rv5, whole genome shotgun sequence.
CCGATCGACATGGCCTCATCGGTGGGAGGAAGTGAACATTAAAGGGCGATACGATAAGACCCGGCGACACTCCCCAAGGAGGAGCTCATCAaaatggaagtgtgtgtgtgtgtgtgtgtgtgtccgtccttATCTCCAACGGGCAGGAACGAAAGCCAAACACAAAGCCAGTGGTGCAAGTCATAGTCAAAGCTGAATGCAACAGAATTACTCACAGAGGCGTGTTTGTCCTGCTGATAAAGATCACACGGCCCTGATTGACTCGACAAGTTCCTCACGTAGACGTTGTGTGCTTATTATCAGCGGAGCGACGAGTCATTGGACAGAAAgtgatggatgatgatgattgGATTGTTCATGCAGGAAGTGAAGGGACAGCGTACGTCCACTACGAGCTGTGTTGCAGAGACACTGTTTCTCATCCTGTACTTTATGATGTAGGTTCAACCAACAAGCGTCTTTTCTACCACATGGATAAATGATTGTTATGGAAAGTAATCCCCAGATGAATACTTCTTCATCTGTACGTCGTGGAGCTAAAGGCGTGTGTCATCGGCGTAGAGTCTCACACGGTGTTGCCAGGTGGAAATGCTGCTATAGATAGACCGGGCGTAGGTAGAAGgaatcttgtgtgtgtgtgtgtgtgtgtgtgtcagagagccTATAATGAGGGGAAAAGTCAACGGGTCGTTTTCAGACCTCATGGATGTAATGAGCCCACAATGCATCGCTCCTTATTACGAGGCCCTCTGGAAACTATGAAGACtccaatgggggggggggggggggggaggtctATATcatataaagtgtgtttgtctgtgtgtgttccaggGGTTAAAACACACCAAGAAATGGTGCAAATCCTGCTGGTTCAAGTATCCCCatcagcggggggggggggagaagctGGAAAACCGGATGGGGAAATTAAGGGGGGGTTGGAAGTTGGATAAGGAAAGACTTTTGATTCAGGTTGTTTCCCAAACTTTATTCTTCTAGTTTCAGGGCAAATATCTCAGTTGAagatggggggagggggggagggggggaggcttgaaaacaacaataattgtcttttcttaaaaaaggtcAAGAGACGCCGGACGCCACAAAGAATAGGGAAGCACATTCCTGCGAGCTGGTGTTTCttttctgtccccccccccgTACCTCCTCCACGCTGCCGTGTGAATGGAGCAGATGCCTCTCGGTGTGCCGGCAGATGGAGGGATTGTTGCCCCGGTTTAATGAAGGGGGGGCTTATCCCCGGTTACCTCGGTCATTGATATGCTCTCGAGGAGTCCACCGGCATTGTTTGGAGTCAATGGGAAAGGATGGAGGCCGAGGCTGTCTTGACGGACTTCCTTTCAcggaatggggggggggggggggggtgttctgGAGAGTTTGGGACCTCCATGGTGGAAAACCAAGCACAGGGTGGCACAAGAGGCTAGACTCGGGGGTTAAGTGTGCCGCGAGACGGGGAAATAAAACCAGGGCTGCACATATTATCCAAAAATCCTGAAGGACTTGGAACCGCAGGTTTCAGTGTGTAGGAATACTATGTTTGATTGAATTGATTTCTTGTGACGCTGCAGAGTTAGACCGACATACCATAATATGTTTGGTACGGatcaatgaaaacaacatgatGCAAGATCTCCCATACTGTAAATCAACGCTCTTTATAACTAAGAGTTTTATTGGACTTTAGGAAGCTTTCAttccccctctgtctggaaccagagcccagtctgctctgattggtctgttgtgattggtcaaccacttgtTACCATGTTACCGTATAAACCAAACAGAAATGCGATGAATGGAAGATTATTCAAAGAGCTGCAGACCTGAATATGAAGGTCTTTTTGTTAGAAGACCCacggaaagaaagaaagatctCGGGCAACAATGCGTAGTGATTTCCGTTAGCACATAGAGCGACTGCAAATATACCGCACCCTCTTGCTTTCATGCCCTGTGAGAGTTAAACTGTTGAATGAGGCTTGTTTGTGGGGCTGCAGTCCTCTTAGTGTGTGCTCTGTAATTAAGAGGCGTTCcttcttttaaaacaaagggaaaggAGTTCTGGTGAAATGCCAACGCTTGTACCCACTGGTTCCTTCATGCTTTTAGGGACAGCGAGGTGAAGTCCATCGTTGCCGCGGCTCAATACTGGATTTTTAATGGAGTGCGTCACGACCACTAACGGAAATATTAGCTCCCAATCCTCCATTTTAAATCCATTTGGTCTGGCTGTAACCCACATCAGCTGCTTCCCATTAGCAGGATGTGTGATTGGAGGACAACATGTTGATTTGTTGGGGCTGTTGAATAATGCGGTGGAGCAAGAGACTTCCCTCCTGGATAATATGCTGCTGTAATGACCACAACTCTCAAACCCTGAGGGACTTGAGGTTAGCAGAGATGCTAACCATGAGCGTTCAGGAGATCCACATTCTTATCAATCTAAATTAAGCGTCTCGGGGATTTTGCTGTACCGTAATCTGGTTGATCAATTCTAGAAACTCAGATTGGAGCATTAGTCATTAAGATAAGAGGCAGCTTTATTGATCAGCGTAGGGAAAGTAATTTGTCATGGCAATAAGAGAAACACAGGCAGTACACACGGGATATACGCATAGTGAGAATAAAAGGTAAATGAAAGGACGCGAGTTAAATTCCATCCGTTGAATGTACATATACAGATATGTGAGCGTGGTTAATGTAAATATGCAGGTCTCCTAttatcctcttcttcatcactatattccaggtctcagatgtGTCCAGAGCCGGTccctgattggctgaaacacagaTCATTGTCCcttaaccccctctgtttcagccctgctcctaaagagctgattctgtgtctgtagcttcaAATGCTAataagctgctgctggccacgcccccctGACAGCtgatcttgtttttaaaaaaccacAACGGTGCTCTAGGTGGAGATCCAGGTGATTGGTGATTGGCTAACGATTGCACAACccaaacatagtgacatcacaaagaggccaaaatctgatcagctgatttacagatttttatagagatggatcaggactGAAAGAGACGGGGGTGTTTGTTCCTGACACTCTgaacacagaggggggggggggcacgcATGAAGCACCGTAGATAGTAAAATAACAGCCTCCGTCTCTCGTCAGTCTTCAGGCTGCTCTGGCCCCCGAGTTTCATGACGCAGTTTCTTCCTGTTCCTCCGTGTTGTTCCCGAACACATTCCTGGATCTGGGAACACAGTGAGCTTATTTTTGTCCGGGCAGACGGAGACTTGGCCTGAATCCCGTCCTCCTGGCTCTGCTTCCTGGGAGAATGTCATACAGCAGAATATCCTCCCCAGACCGGAGAGGAACGTCAGCTTTCtgatcctcttcttcctgcgcTGATTAAACCCCGGCGTGTTGGGACAGGTCGGCCTGTGGTTTCAGAGCTCACTGGGACACATGGAGTTTGGGCATGAATGAATGTGTGGGTGGGTTTAAAGGTTGAGGACAgccagtgggggggggggggtttattgACCCTCAAGGACACTGACAGGGACGAACATATTGGCTTTTCTCTGTATTAGACCTGCTGTTCTTCACTTATCAGACTAACCCCGTGTGGAGGTCAAAGCACaaatagttattttagtttttaaggcaaacatttcatcaacagatctgaacattttctttcattggaAAGCAAACAGCAAAGACATAACAGACTGCAGACATGTGAAGTGTACTCCAACAATCAAAGCTGAGGATTCTTATTTATTTGGGTTTAATATGTGGAGTAAAAACCTCAGCTTAGTTGTAGTTTTTTCACATCAACCTTAAAGGGAATGTTAGTTACTGTGTGCTGGATCCTTATTGGTGCAAGAACAGCCTTTTTCTGAGTGAGTCTAACGCACTCCAAACATGTGAGAGAGAAGGATTTATAAGCAGAATGTGTGTTTAGCCCTTAAGGAAATAGAAAGTCTGTCTTGGAGCTGCGTGAGCTTCAGGAGTAGTAAAGCCTTCCTCAGTGACACATACGTGTGGAGTGGAAGTGACTCACGCTGGCAGACGGATTGAATCTGACTCGCACAGATCCATATTACCACCAGAATATAAAGTGACTCAGCAGGCCTGCTGCAGCACGCTGCTGCGGGATGAATGCAGCGAGGAAATGAAGAGCCATTTTAAGGCTTaggattaacacacacacacacacacacagtgtatggGGTTTAAATGAGGACATAATGGAGCAGTGATCACTAACCGTGCAGACCTGAACAGCGGGGGGAACTCCTGAAGTCGCCGGGGAAACATAGAAACATTTTGAAGAAGGTCAACTAATTaaagagggtgtgtgtgggtgtgtgtgggtgtgtgtggggtgaATAACAGCTAAAGCTCTGTCCAGGTGGAAGATTAAAGGAAATATCTGTAAtaaagaggaagctgtttttgtGGTGGATAATAGTGTTTCTAACGATGGTGCGTGGGTTTATGCAGCTACTAAAGTGTATTCACCCCAACATGCGTCCCTGTTGTCTGTAAGCGTGTCAACACAGATTTAGAGGACCGTTTGGACTGGGTTTAGAGCCACTGGTTATTGTGCTGTGACTGTCCTCTGAGCCTCTGTCTCTGGTGTCCCAGCAGGTGAGGGAGACGGAGACCTGGATGCCCATGAAGACGACACAGACGGCCGCCATGTCCACGCACGTGGAGTCGTCGGGAGACTCGCCCAACGGCTCCGACTTCGACTTCACGGGCGACGACAGCGAAGACGATCGGCACAACCTGAACGGCGGCGAGggcgatgatgatgatgatgatgatgattactACGATGACGACGAGGACGAGTTCTCCGGCTCTGGTGATGGAGGTCAGTCcagcctttcttcttctttcataTCCATCAAACTTTGGCTATCGAGGACTTTCACACACTGAGGgtcacacagagaaacacatagGCGGGGGAGGGTAACGACTAGATGTGAAAACCCCCTGCAGAGACTCTCTCTCCACTGGGACGTGTCACTTGAACATGTTGCTGTTCTTACGTGTATAAATACAAAAGGTACGACTGATGTTTTAAACGGGTCTCTTTGGGTTTATAGATTAAATCAAACCTTAATGAAGATCACTTTTCACTCACTGGAAACAAGAActcagataaaataaatgaagtaccGTTAGCGTGTTCTTCAGTGTGCTCCTGTCGTGTTGGCATGTATCCCTGCTGCTAACGGCAGTACCTCAGCTCTTTCATTCATCCaggttattttatatttgatataatgTTTGTGATGTCTGAACACTCGGCCGCTTCTGTAACAACAAAATAATCTCTCTAATTAATACTTGTGCTATTTTCTTTAACTAAATCGAAACCCAGAGCAGCTCATCGCTTTGTGATTAGTAAAAGTACTCGACTCCAACAGAGCTCAAAAAACAAACGACTGAAGACGAAATAAAAGTCAATTATAATTACAACTGAAACGCCGGGTCTCTAGTTAAGTGTGACTTTAATTCATTCATATTAATTAAAGGTATGAATCTTCTTTcctcagcaacaacagcaacacctGCAGGAGATTCCAAGCCTTCAGAAAAGGTGAGACATATCTGCAGATTTGTATTCAGGCTGAGAATGTGAAAGAGTACAATAGTTATTCTGTCTTATGCAGCTTCCTTATGACATCATTGCTCCTGAGAGGGTTTCTAAAATCCTTTCTCTCCCGTCTTTCAGCCTGATGTGAACGACAACAAGATCCCAGAGGTGGTGCGGCCCACCGTTAACGAGGTGGACATCGTGCGGAACAGCAACGAGATCCCGCGGCCGGGTAACGAGCTCAAGTCCGAGCCCGCCGTTGATTTCCCGTCCAACGTCCTGATGGCCCACGCCAGCGACGACAGCATCTTCAACAAGACGGAGGTCCTCGCAGGTCAGTCCCTCACGGGTCTTTATGGGGATGTTTTTAAGAAGGAAGGAGCCGTGGTGAAAGACCCACAGCATGGAAGCGGTCCCACTAACAGCTGGAGCTCTGCAGTGAATGTCTTGTATTTCTGTTGTTGAGGCTAAGAGAAGCAGAAATCTTCAccttgagaaatgtgtttgtctgtcgCCGATTTCCTGTTCTATATTTAGAAGACGGGAATCCAGAACTCAAACCAAAACATGAGACGTTCCCTCAGCTGGTAGGATTCAAAcagctataataataataaagggggACCGCTCAAAACCCCAGACTTAAACCCAAAGCTGATCCACTACATTAACTGACGCACTTctaaaataatgtatgtattatttGTGTAATGCTGATTCCAGGtgaccttttttatatttatacatatttggagTCCAGTGTGCACTAAAGGGAGGCTATAATCAGAAAGGGAATAGTTAAATAGAAAGAGATCGTAGGATGCAATGATTGGTATTCTCgggttaaacatttaaatgaatcaaatcaGTGATTTTTGACTCCAATCCTACTTCCGATTTTGACTTATGAGGTCgcatccttgttcttcctcttcctcttcctcgtcctctAATGTCgctcttcttctcctgcagctctgaTCGCGGGCGGCGCCGTGGGCCTGATGCTCGccgtcctcttcatcctcctcctcatctacCGCATGAAGAAGAAGGACGAGGGCAGCTATGAATTGGGGAAGAAGCCCATCTACAAGAAAGCCCCGACCACAGAGATCTACGCATAAACTctgacctccacacacacacacacacacacacacacacacacacactgtgcctcATCATCATACCCCCCCCACTTCCTCCTCATCTGCTCGACTCAGGAGGGAAGCCCCGACAACTCAATCGATTGACTGACTCCTCCTCCCTGATGTTTGCTAATATTGGTGCTGCTCTCTTAACCAATCAGAGGCTTTGTTGGCCCTTTCGTCCCGGAGGAAAGGAGCGACAGGAGTGGACGATTTCAGCCGCGGCACACGGTGATCATTTCATGATTTGTCAGAGGAGAAATCAGACCACAGAACTCAGGAGGATAaaggtccccccccccctcccgttAAAACACTAACACTGTGCAATGATTCTCCGTATGGTACAAACTAACAGCCGGTTATTtatttccccccctctctggGTGACTCTCCCTGGACTGCAGCTTCTCACATGTTACTGTAGCAAAGGATTTTTATTTGAACcttgttgagttttttaaagacCTCCTTGTAATGCAGAGAGAtttcagaaatgtcttttttttctattaaagATCCCGTCATGATGGGAAAGAACTGAGCTGACGTTCAAACTCGTTTGTTTTTTAGAAGACATGCATCACTGCgcagtttgttatttttaacctCCGATTACAGCGAGAGGAGAGACAGTCAAACCAGGGTCACAAAATATTTTTGCACAACTTACTAACCAACTTCCTGTTGTGTACGCTTTTAGCTCATTAAAACAACCTAAAGAtagacttttaaaatgatttcaaccTTCAGGCATGTTGAGTATTTCCTCAGTCTGGTACGTCGCGCCTGATAAGAAAAGCTAGACTAATCCGGGAGAAGGAATGAGCAAAAAACAATCACACTTATAAATGTTTTGCAGTGTTTGAGAGGACCACAACTTGTTGCCCAACCCTTGGTCCTCATGAGTAAGCAAAACAAACTCTGtactttttaaaagcctttttaccatttaaaataataaccgccgggtttgtttttctgtcattatGGTGAACTCGACTGGACATGCTCCTACAGGGTGACACACCtacattccacacacacacacacacacacacacacagctcagtcaTGTGTCGACTGAAGCTGCTGACCTTCGTTCACAGTGAAGTTCAAAGTAAACGTTTCATTACGGGCCGTCGCTGTATGAGTTGCTTAAACGGAGGGAAACTGCTAGCATGGTTGCGTTCAAATATCTCAGAGTTAAAGTTACGGCACGCTGACAATACACCGTTAAATCCAATCCCCTTAGGGCGAATTATATCACCTGGATAATCAGTTTATTATGAAGCAGAAATAGACTTCACATGGCAGGTTTACAAATGTAGTGACCTGGCTGTAATCATTCTTAAACACTATCTTGTTAAATGCGTAAAACACAAATCAGCGTTTATACAAAAGGTTAAAGTTCTAAACTGTATCTGGAAGCTTCCAGCTAAGATACGAGCTGCTTAAAATGCAGAGTATCCTTTAACCCTCTGTTTCTGATAAATCATGTTATTCAGGGACCTTTTAAAGATAGCTATTGGATGGatttttgttactgttttgttcAGCGGTTTCCCTCCGTTTCTagcctttgtgctaagctaCACTAATCGGCCAAAATGGCAAACATTCCTCTAGCTACATGCCGTTTATACATAACTTTTAAAAACGGTAATATACCGTTAGCTGTTGTCCAGTGAAAAGACGTGTTATGCTCGGAGAAACTGGTAGTTTTGGTACTTTGTTTTTACACCATGGGTTTTGATGCTATCTCAATAAGCTACGCTGACAGTTTGTtagttttctatattttaattATCGGGTTCTACGAGCGTTCACTGAAGCCGTGAACCGGTTCATACGCTCACATTTCTTTAGCTGAAGACAGCAGCACACAGCCTGATCTACCACGGACTTGTATATAGatgaaaaacagataaaaatcacaaaaaaaaaagttcctgGCAACAAGAATATCtaccaaatatttaaatgccaaattgttttcctgttttgtttcccGCCATGTGatttactgaaaatgttttcaatactAACTCCTCTCATTGACCTCCAGTAGATCAACGTGttccttttttgtattaatttaactgtcaaattattttattgccTTCCTTCAGGTCGGGGAGTTTCCCCCTTTTTTATGCTGATGTGTATGTGATTTGAAAAGGTTTATATTTACACTAGTTTGAGATTTTCAGAGGCAAATAGTTTTgagactttttattttgtaagagTTTCTATCTTTGATCTTTTTAgacttttgttgtatttatgttttgtttgtagaAGGATGTGTGGATGGTGTTCATCTCGTTGTGCCCGTCAGACCCGGCGCCGTTACTAGCTTTTTGTTTGGGAGATGTGTTGCAGCCATAACGGAGCCTGCTGAAACATGTAGTTGCAAATCAAGGTTGTTTCCacgcagtatgagaaacatttCGACTCGTTTTCAAGGCTTTCGCCTCCCGAGAAACAAGATTAATCAACACTGCTTCTTGTGGAGGAACTTTATTACGCTTGGTCACAGAAAGAGTCAGCCTCCCTGTGTCTGTGATCGCAGTCAATAAATAACCTTTGTTGGTAACGGTGCCCCGGTCTGTTTCCTGGGAGCGTTTGTTCTGCTGCTTAATGTCACAAACACCACATGTGAATCACCGTGGAGTGCAGAAGCTAATGAATCATTGGCTTCTGCAGGTTCTGATTTATTATTGGAAATAAAGCTATTTTTATGCACATTAACAAaatcctgtctctgtgttcatTGTTTCCTGCGTGTCCGGAGTGAGAGTCTTCCCCCACGACCAGAGAGAACGGGAAATgtaatcaataatgaaatgcATGGTGTGGTTATTGGAGAAAATGAGTTGGTCATTAATTATACAGGATTATTACCTCTtcgaaaaatacaaataaatgactggatttttatcatttgtgttttatattatacatcaaatcaaataattagaaataattgACTCTTAgtgttattgtatttgtattgtacGTAATGTTTATGAATCTTTGGGTAAAGCAGGTTCTCATTTATTATTGGAAACTAAGGCACGTTAACATTTTAAACGctgtattgatgtttttttaataagcaCATGTCAGATTCtgtcaataacaaatacaaaatatcatAAGGGTTCATTATGCATGTAATGGTTACCTCTGTTAATGAAAATGGAATAATTATAATTCATTTTCCTGTGAATTTCTATCTTAAAATGCTCTGAttttgataaatacatttagagatgAAACAGCACGAGAAACTAGCAATAAGTGGACCCTCAatacagcagcagctccaagcATTAACGTGACgcttcaaacacacatttaccgGATGAAGAATCACAGACTGGAAATCTCAATAGTTAGTTTCTTCCTGATAAACTCAAGCAGTTTGTTTGGGAAGCAGAGGATCATACAGCTGGAGACGCTAAGAGCAATTACACAGAAGcaccaacgtgtgtgtgtgtgtgtgtgtgtgtgtgtgtgtgtgtgtgtgtgtgtgtgtgtgtgtgtgtgtgtgtgtgtgtgttgatattcACAATGAGCAATCAGACGTGCTGTAGCATGTCGGACTCTGTACTGCGGGGAATAACACTCACAGGTGACGGTAAAAACCTGACGAATACAGCACACACATTCCAGCGCAAACATATTCATACctcaccccccacacacacacacacacacacacacacacacacacaggctctgtGGAGCAAACAGACGAGGGTTGAAGTGCAACAGAGACATTTCAAACTTTGGTTACTTATTTCATGATTCTCCTTCACAATATTTACTGCCGGATGCTGAGTGGGTACTGTTATGCttttatagtgtgtgtgtgtgtgtgtgtgtgtgtgtgtgtgtgtgtgtgtgtgtgtgtgtgtgtgtgtgtgtgtgtgtgtgtgtgtgtgtgtgtgtgtgtgtgtgtgtgtgtgtgtgtgtgtgtgtgtgtgtcttgtgacCCCCCCTCTCCCAGCAGCCCCAGCctggtcctgtgtgtgttggtattgtgtgtgttacagcACATACAGTCAACACACTACCTGACAGGAAACACAGgcgctaacacacacacacacacacacacaaacacacacacacacacacacacacacacacacacacacacacacatacacacaccttcacactctGTCCAGTGTTTGTCTTGGAGCTTTTACGGGACTTTCCCCCGACGTGTTTCACCAGGCAGGATCCTCCATCACTACATCTCAGCTTATCTGTCTCCATCTCTGCTGCTGCCGAGACTCCACCTCCCCGGAGCTGaagcaaacacaacaacaacaacaacaacaacaacaacaacaacaaccacatggagaggagaaaaacaaacaaattatattatacaaacatATTAAGGAAATACCAAcatagagtctctactttaaagagtcctctcctgctgatgttcaggtgtatatcagtatgtagagtctctactttaaagagtcctctcctgctgatgttcaggtgtatatcagtatgtagtgtctctactttaaagagtcctctcctgctgatgttcaggtgtatatcagtatgtagagtctctactttaaagagtcctctcctgctgatgttcaggtgtatatcagtatgtagagtctctactttaaagagtcctctcctgctgatgttcaggtgtgtatcagtatgtagtgtctctactttaaagagtcctctctcactgatgttcaggtgtatatcagtatgtagtgtctctactttaaagagtcctctcctgctgatgttcaggtgtatatcagtatgtagtgtctctactttaaagagtcctctcctgctgatgttcaggtgtatatcagtatgtagtgtctctactttaaagagtcctctctcactgatgttcaggtgtatatcagtatgtagagtctctactttaaagagtcctctcctgctgatgttcaggtgtatatcagtatgtagagtctctactttaaagagtcctctcctgctgatgttcaggtgtgtatcagtatgtagtgtctctactttaaagagtcctctctcactgatgttcaggtgtatatcagtatgtagtgtctctactttaaagagtcctctcctgctgatgttcaggtgtatatcagtatgtagagtctctactttaaagagtcctctctcactgatgttcaggtgtgtacagttaggtccatatgTATTTGGACACTGACATAagctttgtttgtctttttttactgaaatgatggcagaatcatttccatggtgaagagaaacaCCTTCACAGCCAACCAGGTGAAGAACACTCTCCAGGAGGAAGgcgtatcaatgtccaagtctTCCAGAAAGAGAGGACTGCATGAAAGTAAACCGGGGGTTCACTGCACGGTGCAAGCCACTCATAAGCCTCAAGAATAGAAAGGCTAGATTGGACTTTGCTAAAAACCTCTCAAAAACGAGCACAGCtctggaagaacattctttggacagatgaaaccaagatcCACCTCTACCAGAATGATGGCAAGAAAGAAGTATGGAGAAGGCGTGGtacagctcatgatccaaagcatacCACAGGCAGTGTGATGGCTTGGGCATGCAGTGGCACCGGGTCACTAGTGTCTATCGATGATGTGACACAGGACAGAAGCaggtgttcagagacatactgtctgctcaaatccagccaaattgattgggcggcgtttcataatacagatggacaatgacccaacacatacagccaaagcaacccaGGACTTTATGAAAGCTGAGAAGTGGAATATTCTTGAAGGGCCAAGTCAGTCACCTGATATCAACCCGTTAGAGCTCACATAAAGACTGAGcttcagacagaaaggcccaCAAACACACGCAACTGAAACCGCTGCAGTGAAGGCCTGGCAGAGCGTTAAGGAGGAGGAAACCCAGCGTCTGCTGATGTTCAACAGGCCTTTCAACCAAgtattagaaatgaacattttatctTCAGTTATTTCATTTGTCCAATTGCTTTTGAGCCCTGAAGTGAAGGGGTTGTGTTTAAGGGATGCTTTGGTCTTTGATCTTTTTGTTCAACCCTCTGAATtgaagctgaaagtctgcacttcaactCTGAACTGAGTCATTTCAAATGCATTGTGGTAATGTACAGAACCAGAactctgtccaaatatttatggacctaactgtataTCTGCGtctga
It includes:
- the sdc4 gene encoding syndecan-4 isoform X2 encodes the protein MLNLCLVLLLSASVFSESVRETETWMPMKTTQTAAMSTHVESSGDSPNGSDFDFTGDDSEDDRHNLNGGEGDDDDDDDDYYDDDEDEFSGSGDGATTATPAGDSKPSEKPDVNDNKIPEVVRPTVNEVDIVRNSNEIPRPGNELKSEPAVDFPSNVLMAHASDDSIFNKTEVLAALIAGGAVGLMLAVLFILLLIYRMKKKDEGSYELGKKPIYKKAPTTEIYA
- the sdc4 gene encoding syndecan-4 isoform X1, yielding MLNLCLVLLLSASVFSESQVRETETWMPMKTTQTAAMSTHVESSGDSPNGSDFDFTGDDSEDDRHNLNGGEGDDDDDDDDYYDDDEDEFSGSGDGATTATPAGDSKPSEKPDVNDNKIPEVVRPTVNEVDIVRNSNEIPRPGNELKSEPAVDFPSNVLMAHASDDSIFNKTEVLAALIAGGAVGLMLAVLFILLLIYRMKKKDEGSYELGKKPIYKKAPTTEIYA